From Aptenodytes patagonicus chromosome 1, bAptPat1.pri.cur, whole genome shotgun sequence, one genomic window encodes:
- the LOC143155615 gene encoding LOW QUALITY PROTEIN: uncharacterized protein LOC143155615 (The sequence of the model RefSeq protein was modified relative to this genomic sequence to represent the inferred CDS: inserted 1 base in 1 codon; substituted 2 bases at 2 genomic stop codons), protein MTELRQGLEASVYASVGLLGPAAIPELEERVQRLQVGRARLEATAQQQAKTIEALEKDLQASASGSESEPSLKHRPPPRGRPDGGGRARSRRAGVTPPPVTPPRRAPCDAPRGRLHSAGLSGGLTQAETGGGGCSAPLRSALPCPALPCQPGPCSESSVELSRPSSKQRRLTXPPXTPGCQDAVSFAVLGGWAXPAGGRDQCLGTGVCLCRTPLHLACANGHADVVRFLAGKKCQLNPRDNSKKSPLMKAVEHQHKDCVAILLEHGANPDLRGAGGNTALHLAAAIPSKSLVELLLEHNAHIDAQNKMGYTPLAVAITEHCEEMVEFLLQKGADVHARDRHKRTTLMVAVAAGDVNVIRLLLRHGAELSHEDEFGRTALSYARLSGYADIYNQWEEFVNCERTGECSAGSTEGPAVLDSSCSGTTADVPLGAPAMTGAGVLPAAGAEQEEDDDSPFDSETDSEGPRKGPAGVLLPAADRHGACVQSVAEARGNGVLPVGGAEQEEDDDSPFDSETDSEGPRKGPAGVLLPAADRHGACVQSVAEARGNGVLPVGGAEQLEDFDSSSENEVTALGREEHQLKKDASTQADCQGDRQRWVRQLQQGLADALKKNSLAEASLEAKKRYSRDLQEQKLQLQKELDRSKAKLQELKERRTQTECYAESLKNAIKNKKRELTTSRKMQGLLVTSSRTAAIPELKERMQRLQVGKARLEATAQQQAKTIEALEKVLQASASARKGLEDLITGFQTTRTAKEHQHWQAVCCGLERGLWLRAARGDWTWEIRVIFFVENTVCTCCICIPFLCSACDVSFLFGKRGSESKEVKKLAKMKCRSEALLDEMRGRNVALEEECTRLKMLLEGLRTKLMAYAGRKRESQLSSRGEMENSCSEVANEVGKQRRKQVTNAVSTDPHLTDCHRTGDAVKKTHAAGKIKPGPARTVVHSAWDSGRTRAEPGLNPRSRWETSMVGHSQLQQSKRETGERAGQEIRQKPQEVDPYVHVTQFSTCVCSPKAVSLLSTRLSVWFSVSGSAR, encoded by the exons ATGACAGAGCTCAGGCAGGGCCTGgaggcctctgtctatgcctcaGTGGGCCTCCTGGGCCCTGCGGCTATCCCAGAGCTGGAAGAACGCGTGCAACG GCTCCAAGTGGGAAGGGCCAGGCTGGAAGCCACAGCCCAGCAACAAGCCAAGACCATTGAAGCCCTTGAGAAAGACCTGCAAGCCTCCGCCTCAGGAAGCGAGTCAGAGCCTTCCCTGAAACA ccggcccccgccccgggggcgccCCGACGGCGGAGGCAGAGCCCGCTCGCGACGGGCCGGCGTCACCCCGCCCCCTGTGACGCCCCCCCGTCGCGCCCCCTGTGACGCCCCGAGA GGCCGGCTCCACAGCGCTGGCCTTAGCGGAGGCCTGACCCAAGCTGAGACAGGAGGCGGCGGatgctccgctccgctccgctccgctctgccctgccctgctctgccctgccagcctggtcCCTGTAGTGAATCTTCTGTGGAGCTCAGCAGGCCTTCGTCCAAGCAGAGACG ACTTACGTAGCCTCCATAGACTCCAGGCTGCCAAGACGCGGTCTCCTTTGCTGTGCTGGGTGGCTGGG GTCCTGCTGGAGGCAGGGACCAGTGCCTGGGCACAGGAGTCTGTCTGTGCAG gACGCCTCTGCATCTTGCTTGTGCGAACGGCCATGCAGATGTCGTTCGATTTCTAGCAGGAAAGAAGTGCCAGCTAAACCCTCGTGACAATTCTAAGAAATCGCCGCTGATGAAG GCAGTAGAGCACCAGCACAAAGACTGTGTGGCTATTCTGCTGGAACACGGTGCCAACCCTGACCTCAGAGGTGCTGGCGGCAACACTGCCCTTCACCTGGCTGCCGCCATTCCTAGCAAATCTCTAGTGGAGCTGTTACTTGAGCACAATGCCCATATTGATGCTCAGAATAAG ATGGGATACACTCCGCTTGCTGTTGCGATCACCGAGCACTGTGAAGAGATGGTCGAGTTCCTTCTTCAAAAAGGAGCTGACGTGCATGCTCGAGATAGGCATAAAAG GACCACTCTTatggttgctgttgctgctggggaTGTGAATGTAATACGACTTCTTCTTCGGCATGGTGCTGAACTTTCTCATGAAGACGAGTTTGGCAGGACAGCTCTCTCTTATGCCAGACTGTCTGGATATGCTGA TATTTATAACCAATGGGAGGAATTTGTGAACTGTGAAAGGACGGGTGAATGTTCTGCAGGAAGCACAGAAGGCCCAGCAGTACTTGACAGCTCTTGCTCTGGGACAACTGCTGACGTTCCCTTGGGCGCACCTGCAATGACCGGAGCAG gtgtcctgccagcagcaggagcagaacaagaggaagatgatgactcCCCTTTTGATTctgag ACGGATTCTGAAGGTCCAAGGAAAGGGCCGGCCGGcgtgctgcttccagctgcagacagacacgGAGCGTGCGTGCAGTCCGTTGCAGAGGCGCGCGGCAATG GTGTCTTGCCAgtgggaggagcagaacaagaggaagatgatgactcCCCTTTTGATTctgag ACGGATTCTGAAGGTCCAAGGAAAGGGCCGGCCGGcgtgctgcttccagctgcagacagacacgGAGCGTGCGTGCAGTCCGTTGCAGAGGCGCGCGGCAATG GTGTCTTGCCAGTGGGAGGAGCAGAACAACTGGAAGATTTTGACTCCTCTTCTGAGAATGAG GTTACTGcactggggagagaagagcatCAGCTAAAGAAGGATGCTTCAACTCAAGCAGATTGTCAAGGCGACAGACAG AGGTGggtcaggcagctgcagcaggggctTGCCGACGCTCTCAAAAAGAACTCCCTGGCAGAAGCTTCACTTGAAGCTAAGAAGCGCTACAGCAGGGACCTGCAGGAACAGAAACTGCAGTTGCAGAAGGAACTGGACAGGTCTAAAGCTAAG CTGCAGGAATTGAAAGAACGGCGTACCCAGACTGAGTGTTATGCCGAGTCCCTGAAGAACgccataaagaataaaaagagggAACTAACAACTTCCAGGAAAATGCAGGGCCTTCTGGTCACGTCTTCTCGAACTGCGGCTATCCCAGAGCTGAAAGAACGCATGCAACG GCTCCAAGTGGGAAAGGCCAGGCTGGAAGCCACAGCCCAGCAACAAGCCAAGACCATTGAAGCCCTTGAGAAAGTCCTGCAAGCCTCTGCCTCA GCTCGTAAGGGCCTGGAGGACTTGATAACTGGCTTTCAGACAACACGGACTGCAAAGGAACACCAACATTGGCAG GCCGTGTGCTGTGGACTGGAGAGAGGTCTGTGGTTGAGAGCTGCGAGAGGAGACTGGACCTGGGAGATCCGTGTTATCTTCTTTGTGGAGAACACTGTCTGCACGTGCTGCATATGCATCCCGTTCCTGTGCTCTGCGTGTGATGTATCTTTTCTATTTGGAAAGCGTGGGAGTGAAAGCAAGGAAGTGAAGAAGCTGGCCAAGATGAAATGCCGATCAGAAGCGCTTCTGGACGAAATGCGGGGAAGGAACGTCGCACTGGAGGAAGAATGTACCAG GTTGAAGATGCTTCTGGAGGGACTTCGGACAAAGCTGATGGCATATgcggggagaaagagagagtccCAGCTCAGTTCCCGGGGGGAGATGGAGAACAGCTGTTCTGAGGTGGCCAACGAAGTtggtaaacaaagaagaaag CAGGTGACGAATGCAGTCTCGACGGACCCCCACCTTACGGATTGCCACAGAA CTGGAGATGCAGTCAAAAAAACGCATGCAGCGGGCAAGATAAAACCAGGACCTGCGAGAACAGTTGTCCACTCCGCGTGGGACTCGGGAAGAACCAGGGCAGAACCAGGGCTTAACCCCAGAAGCCGTTGGGAGACTAGCATGGTGGGTCACAGCCAACTACAGCAGTCTAAAAGAGAGACGGGAGAAAGAGCTGGCCAAGAAATAAGGCAAAAACCGCAAGAAGTTGATCCCTATGTCCATGTAACGCAATTTTCCACGTGCGTCTGTAGCCCAAAGGCTGTAAGTTTGTTGTCGACACGTTTGAGTGTTTGGTTTTCGGTATCTGGATCTGCGCGTTAG